The following coding sequences lie in one Polyodon spathula isolate WHYD16114869_AA chromosome 15, ASM1765450v1, whole genome shotgun sequence genomic window:
- the LOC121328042 gene encoding transmembrane protein 272-like → MTAGLEKACHRCISKIASNACLIFGLLAFLVWPLTMAFVGMKYLEYCPIQPLIPLYLLVGGIIGSLKVLFLLYDSAKMRSLLSKSVVIDDDDDDDEYPWRQNAHKYYIHVTLSLFLFIWFILGNYWVFSVYKPNFIHPFHQPQDYCDKTLYIFAVGVLVMSYTVLALLLLSTCILYCFSEPTTTAEYD, encoded by the exons ATGACAGCCGGTCTGGAAAAAGCTTGTCACAGGTGCATTTCTAAGATTGCCAGCAATG CTTGCCTGATATTTGGACTTCTTGCCTTCCTCGTCTGGCCCCTCACTATGGCCTTTGTGG gAATGAAATATTTGGAATACTGCCCTATCCAGCCACTGATTCCCTTGTATTTGCTGGTCGGAGGAATTATTGGAAGCTTAAAG GTGCTATTTCTGCTCTATGACTCCGCAAAGATGAGGTCACTTCTTTCCAAGTCAGTTGTCATAGacgatgatgatgacgatgatgagtATCCATGGCGACAGAATGCCCACAAATACTACATCCACGTCACTCTTAGCCTGTTCCTCTTCATCTGGTTCATTCTGGGAAACTACTGGGTGTTCTCTGTCTATAAACCTAACTTCATCCATCCATTCCACCAGCCCCAGGATTACTGTGATAAAACCCTGTACATCTTCGCGGTCGGTGTTCTTGTCATGAGTTACACTGTGCTTGCTCTCCTCCTTCTGTCCACATGCATCCTCTACTGCTTCTCAGAACCGACAACCACTGCAGAATatgactga